The window ATGCGCGAATAGATGTTGCCGAAGGCCTTGAGCCCGAACAGCGCCGCCGCGTGGTCGGCGTCGTCGAACACGAAGGACGAGGTCTGGTAGATCGGCGTCGCGCGGGCGCCGGTGGTCGGGTCGGGCTGCGCGCCGGCGTGGACCGCGAGGGTCGCGAAGCCGGGAACGTGCCGGTCGGTCGCGTCGTGGGTCATGGTGTCCTCCTCCCGGATCGGCGGCACTTGAGCACGGGAGCCCGGCGCGGAAAAGCGCGGCCCGGCCCCGTCGATCAGCGCGCCATCGCCGCCGCCGGTCCGAGGCGCCCGGCCTCGATCACGGGGCACCGGTCCATCACAACCGCGAGTCCGGCCGCCTCGGCCCGCGCCGCGGCCGCGTCGTCGCGCACGCCGAGCTGCATCCAGATCACGCGGGGCAGAGGATCGAGCGCCAGAGCCTCGTCGGTCACCGCGCCGGCCGCGTCCGAGCGGCGGAACACGTCGACGAGGTCGATGGGGCCCGGCACGTCGGTCAGCCGGCCCACGACGGGCTGGCCGAGGATGGTGCCGCCCGCGAGGCCGGGGTTGACCGGGACCACGCGGACCCCGCGCCGGAGCCACCACGCCATCACCCCGTGCGACGGGCGCGACGGGTCGGCCGAGGCCCCGACCAGGGCGACGCTCCGCGCGTCCCTCAGGATGGCGGCGATCGCCGCGTCGGACTGTCCGCCGTGTTCCATGGTGTCCTCTCGATCGTTGTGCGGTATGTCGATACCGCCGGCATCAAGCGCCTGTTTTTCTGCCCGTTTCGGCCTTTCGCACGTTGACGGCGCGCGCTGGCCTCCGTAGAAGCGCGCCAGCGGCGGCCTCCCTCGGGACGGTCGCCTCGCCCGTTACGGAACCCTGAACCTCATGTTTGGCAAGACTCATTCGACCAAGACGGCCGAGATCGAGAAGCAGTGGGTCGTGATCGACGCCACCGGCCTCGTCGTCGGCCGTCTCGCGTCCATCATCGCGCTGCGCCTGCGCGGCAAGCACAAGCCCACCTTCACGCCCCACATGGACGACGGCGACAACATCGTCGTGGTCAACGCCGACAAGGTGGTGTTCACCGGCAAGAAGCGCGAGCAGAAGGTGTACTACCACCACACCGGCTACCCGGGTGGCATCAAGGAGCGCACCGCCAAGTTCATCCTGGAAGGCCGCTTCCCCGAGCGCGTGGTCGAGAAGGCCGTCGAGCGCATGCTCCCCCGCGGTCCGCTGGGCCGCAAGCAGCTCGGCAACCTCCGCGTCTACAAGGGCGCCGAGCACCCGCACGAGGCCCAGTCGCCCGTGACGCTCGACGTCGCCGCCATGAACACCAAGAACAGCCGGAGCCACTGATGGCCGAGACCCTCACGTCCCTGCAGGACCTCGCCAACATCAACGCTTCGGCCCAGCCCGACGCGCCCGTCCACGTCCAGAAGCTCGACGCCCAGGGCCGCGCCTACGCGACCGGCAAGCGCAAGGACGCCGTGGCCCGCGTGTGGATCAAGCCCGGCTCGGGCAAGATCTCCATCAACGGCCGCGCCTTCGACGTGTACTTCGCCCGCCCGGTGCTGCGCATGATCGTGCAGCAGCCGCTCGGCATCGTCGGCCGCACCAACCAGTACGACCTCACCATCACGGTGGCGGGCGGCGGCCTGTCCGGCCAGGCCGGCGCGGTGCGCCACGGCCTGTCTAAGGCCCTCACCTACTTCGAGCCGGAGCTGCGCGCGCCCCTGAAGCGCGAAGGCTTCCTAACCCGCGACAGCCGCGTGGTCGAGCGCAAGAAGTACGGCCACAAGAAGGCCCGCCGGTCCTTCCAGTTCTCCAAGCGCTGATCCCCCGGCCTTCGGACGACACGAAAGGCGGCCTCGAGCGCTTTCGCCTCCGGCGAACCCGCTCCGATGTCAGGATGGAAGCCAGATCGGGTCGAAATCGCGTCAGCGGTTTCGGCCCGTTCTGGCTTTGGGGCCGCCTTTTCCTTTGACTCGGGCGTGCGCCGCACCATCATCGCGGCGCGACACGGGAGAGCGCGGCATGGCGACGGTCTTCATCGACGGCGAGGCGGGCACCACGGGCCTCAGCATCCGCGAGCGCCTCGGCGCGCACGCGGGCGTGGAGCTGCGCTCGATCGACCCGGACCGGCGCAAGGACGCGGGCGCCAAGGCGGAGCTGATGGCGCAGGTCGACGTCGTGGTGTTGTGCCTGCCCGACGCCGCGTCGCGCGAAACGGTGCGGATCGCCGACGAGCTCGGCGACGACGCCCCCAAGGTGCTCGACGCCTCGACGGCCTACCGCGTGGCGCCGGACTGGACCTACGGCTTTCCGGAGCTCGACGCGGGCCAGGCCGGCCGCATCCGCACGGCGCGGCGGGTGAGCAACCCCGGCTGCTACGCGACCGGCGCCATCGCGCTGCTGCACCCGCTGGTGAGCGCGGGCCTGATCCCCGACGACACCCCGCTGACCATCAACGCCGTGAGCGGCTACAGCGGCGGCGGCAAGGGCATGATCGCCGATTACGAGGAGGGCCGCGCCCCGAAGTTCCAGCTCTACGGGCTGGAGATGGAGCACAAGCACCTGCCCGAGATCCAGCGATTCTCCGGCCTGTCGATGCGGCCGATCTTCGTCCCCTCGGTCGGCAACTTCCGCCAAGGCATGGCGGTCAGCGTGCCGCTCCATCTCGACGCCCTGCCGGGCAAGCCCAAGCTCGCCGAGCTGGAAGCCGCGCTGGCGGCACATTACGAGGGCGGCGAGCACGTCCGCGTGGTGCCGCACGACGGCCGGGTCGATCCGCTCGCCCACACCGACACCAACGTCATGCAGATCCGCGTCGCGGGCAGCGAGCCGCGGCGGCAGGCCGTGCTGGTGGCGACGCTGGACAACCTCGGCAAGGGCGCGTCCGGCGCGGCGGTGCAGAACCTGGAGCTGATGCTCGGGCTGGCGTGAGTGCCTGACCGGTGACCTGCGCCTGAACAACGCGGTGCTGCCTCCGATGTGTGAAAAGCCCGGCTTCGAAGCGCTCTCGGTCCCGTCACGCCGCTCGACTCTTCGTTTCGGGGGTTGAGCATTCAGACCCATGCCTGGGCTGATGGAGGATGCCATGTCGAACGTGATCGACGAGGATCTGCAGCAGCGGGTCGATGCCGTCGCGGATGCACGCGGCGTTCCGGTCGCGACGGTCCTGCGAGAAGCACTGACGACCTTCCTCGACCGCGAGGAGGCCCGCGCAGCCCTGGCGCGCGACGCACGCGCGGCGCTCGCCGCTTACGAGGCGGAAGGCCTGCATATCACGGGCGAGGAGATGTCGGACTGGCTGCGCACCTGGGGCACTGACGCCGAAGGAGAGGCGCCGGAGTGCCACGGCTGATCGTGACGGAGGCCGCTCGGCGCGATCTTCGGCGTTGTCGTGATTTTCTGCGGCCTTGAGGTCCTCATGTCGCGACGCGAGCCGCCGCGGCCATCGGCGCCAAACTCCGCATGCTGTAAACCAGACCGCACATGGGCCGCCCCTTCGATGCTGCTCCGGACCTCCGGGAGGTCCGGATCTCGTTCGGCAAGGACGGGTACTTGGCGCTTTATCGTCACGATCCTGAAGCGGACGTCGTGCTGGTCCTCGCCGTCCGTCATGGAAGGGAAGCAGGCTACTGAAGGCGACGGCGACTCACGCCTTCCGCCAGGCCACCACGGTCTGCCGCTGCTCGCCGAGGCCCGCGATGCCGAGGCTCATCACGTCGCCGGCCTTGAGGAAGGTCGCGGGCTTCATGCCGAGGCCGACGCCGGGCGGCGTCCCCGTGGTGATGACGTCGCCCGCCTCCAGCACCATGAAGTGCGAGATGTAGCTGACGAGCTGCACGACGTTGAAGATCATGGTCGAGGTCGAGCCGGTCTGCATCCGCCTGCCGTTGACGTCGAGCCACATGTCGAGGGCCTGCACGTCGCCGACCTCGTCCGGCGTCACCAGCCAAGGGCCGAGCGGCCCGAAGGTGGCGCAGCCCTTGCCCTTCATCCACTGGCCGCCACGCTCGATCTGGAAGGAGCGCTCCGACACGTCGTTGCAGATGCAGAACCCCGCGACGTGGCTCATGGCCTCGCGCTCCCCGATGTAGGAGGTGCGCGAGCCGATCACGATGGCGAGCTCCACCTCCCAGTCGCTGCGCTCGGAGGACTTCGGCAGCATCACGTCGTCGTTGGGCCCGACGATGCAGTTCGGCGCCTTGTTGAACAGGATCGGCTCGGGCGGGATCGCGGCGCCGGTCTCGGCGGCGTGGTCGGCGTAGTTCAGGCCGACCGCGATGAAGTTGCACGGCCGCGCCACGCAGGGCCCGATGCGGGGCGAACCCTCGACGAGGGGCAGCGTGCCGGGGTCGGCGGCCCTGATCCGGGCCAGAGAGGCGGGGCCGAGGTGCTCGCCCGCGAGGTCGAGCACGAGGTGGCCGATGTCGCGCAGCCTGCCCTCGTGCAGCAGCCCCGGCTTCTCCCGTCCGGCTTCGCCGTAGCGCACCAGTCTCATGCTCGCCTCCGAGGCTTCCGGCGGGTCACGCCCGACTGTGCCGGACTATGCGGTCCGGCCCCAAACGCCACAAGCGCGGCGTCGGTCACGAGAACCGGTAGACGACGTCGGGGAAGCGGTCGACGGGAAAGACGTAGAAGAAGCGCAGCACCGCGTCGCCGTCGTTGCGGATGCCGTGCTCGGCGTCGCTCGGGATGAACACCGCCGCGCCCGCGGCGACGCGGGTTTCGACGCCCGACACAGTTACGACGCCGCTGCCCTCGACCACGAAATAGATCTCGGGCTCGGCGTGGCGGTGTGACGCGAGCCGCCCGCCCTGCGGCTTGAGCTCGGCCAAACCCGCGCTCATGGCCTGGGTGGGGGTCATCTCGCCGGAGAAGAGCGTGACCCAGGACACGTCGCCGCGCGCCGGGTCGCCGAAGGTTTCGCGCGGCCGGGCCTCCGCGCGGGCGACGATGGCGTCGACGCCGTCGCGGCTCAACTCTTCACCCGAACGTATTCGCCGGGCGCGTCGCAGAGCGGCTGGAGCACGCCGCCGCCGGGCTCGCGCGCCGGCACCTTTTCGGGCGCCTGGTCGGCGATCCATTTCATCCAGTCCGGCCACCAGCTCCCGGCCGTCTCCTCGGCAGCGGCGAGCCACTCGTCGAAGCTGTCGCCGACCGCCGGGCCGGCCCAGAACTGGTACTTCGGCTTGTAGGGCGGGTTGACCACGCCCGCGATGTGGCCCGAGCCCGCCAGCACGTAGCGCATCGGCCCGCCGAAGAACTTCGCGCCCACGAAGACCGACTTCGCCGGGGCGATGTGGTCCTCCTTCGTGGCGAGGTTGTAGACCGGGACGGTGACGCGGCCGAGGTCCAGCGTCTCGCCGCCCAGCACCATCTCGCCCTTGGTGAGCTTGTTCCCGAGGTAGCAGTTGCGCAGGTAGAAGGCGTGGTTGGCGGCCGGCATGCGCGTGGAGTCGGAGTTCCACGTCAGCAGGTCGAAGGCCATCGGCGCCTTGCCCTTCAGGTAGTTGTTGACCACGTAGGACCAGATGAGGTCGTTCGGCCGCAGCATGTTGAAGGCGTTGGCCATCTTCGAGCCCTGCAGGTAGCCCTGCTCCTTCATCTGCGCTTCGACGGCGGCGATCTGCTCCTCGTTGGCGAAGACCTTGAGGTCGCCGGCGTTGCGGAAGTCGGTCTGCGCCGTGAAGAAGGTGGCGGAGGAGATCCGCCGGTCGCCCTTCAGCGCCATGTAGGCCAGGGTGACGGCCAGGAGCGTGCCGCCCACGCAATAGCCGATGGCCGTGACGTCGCGGTTCCCGGTCGACCGCTCGATGGCGTCGAGGGCCGCGAAGATGCCCTCGCGCATGTAGCTCTCGAAGTCCTTGTCGGCGTGGCGCTCGTCTGGGTTGACCCACGAGATCACGAACACCGTGAGCCCCTGGTCGACCGCCCATTTGACGAAGCTCTTCGCCGGATTGAGGTCGAGCACGTAGAACTTGTTGATCCACGGCGGCACGATCAGCAGCGGCCGGAGGTACACCTCCTCGGTCGAGGGGCTGTACTGGATCAGCTCCATCAGCTCGTTGCGGAACACGACCTTGCCGGGCGTCATCGCCATGTTGACGCCGAGCTGGTGGGCGGTGTTGTCGCTCTGGCGGATCTTGAGGTCGCCCTTGCCGGCCGCGATGTCCTCGGCGAGCATCCGCATGCCGCGCACGAGATTCTCGCCGCCCTCCTCGAACGTGTGCTTCAGCAGCTCGGGGTTCGTGGCGAGGAAGTTCGAGGGCGACAGCGCGCCCGTGAGCTGGCGCAGGTAGAAGCGCGCCTTGTCGCGGGTCTCCTCGTCGAGGTCGGCCTCCTCGACGAGCCCCTCGGCCCAGCCGCTGGTGATCGTGTAGGCCTGCCGGAGGAAGTCGAAGCCCGGCAGCTCGCGCCATTCGGGCGCGGCGAAGCGCTTGTCGGCCGTCCGGGCCGGCTCGGCCTCGGGGGCGGGCGCGCCGGCCATGCGGCGCATCGTGCCGGCCCACAGGTCGACCATCTGGCTCGACAGCGTCGCCTGCGCGATCATCATCTTGGCGGGATCGGTGAACCACTGGGCCGCGACCTGACCCAGCGTCTGCACCATGTCCTTGGCTTCCTCGCCGCCCTTCGGCTGCACCTCCATGCGGGCGCGGGGCTCGATATAGGCGGCCGCCACCTTGTGGCTCTCCTCGACGAGCAGGCTCATGTTGCGCGACAGCTTGTCGAATTCCGCGAGGCCGGGCAGGGAGGCGGCGTCCTCGTTGGCGGCCTGCGGGGCGGGTGCGCCCCCGCCCGCCGGGGCCGTGGCGGCCGCTCCGGCGCCCCTGGCCCTCGCGTCGTCGAGCAGCGCCGACGCGCGGCCTGCGAGGGGCTTTCCATCGGCGTGCGGCTGCTGACGCGGCGGACGCTGGTCCTTCATGGCGCTCTCCCTCCTGTTCGGGACGCGCCCGGGAGCGGTCCCCTCCTTCTCGCGACGTCGGCCGGGCGGTTCTGTCGCCGTCCCTGCGCGTCGGCGGCGGCCGTCCGACGCGCTTGCCGTCCCGTTCGGGACATAATATCCCGCTACTCCTCTCGGAAGAAGGCCCATCGGGTGTCGGGTCCAGCGCCGATGCGCGGGAGACAGGGATGCGTGGCAGAAAGCCCGTTTTCGGCGCGCGCCTCGACCGGCGCGTGGTGGTGGTGGCGGCCCTGCTCGTCGGCGGCGCCGTGCCGGCCCATGCCGCCGACAACCTGTGGGACACGGTCCTCGAGAAGATGAACGTCAAGGCCGCGCCGGCCGCGCCGGGGCCGGACTTCATCGAGCGGACGCGGCCCGATCCCTCCGGGCTGGGCTACCTGCCGACCGCGTCGCCCCACAAGGTGTCGCCGCTCGCGGTCAAGACCCCCGACCAGATCCAGGCCGAGAAGGACGCGCTCGACCTCGCCAAGCAGCGCCAGCTCGATCCCGCCGCCGGCAAGCCCGTCCCGATCGTCAAGGCGGCGGCCGACCCGGCCGCGAAGAAGCGGCGGGCGGCGAAACCCGCCGCCGTTGCCGATTGATTCACCAAATCCCCGCATTTTCCCGTATGGATCGCGGCTCGCCCGCCGCAACCTCCGACCCAGGGTCGCCCTTCCGATGTCCGACTTTCACCGCGTCCGCCGCCTGCCGCCCTACGTCTTCGAGCAGGTCAACCGCTTCAAGGCCAAGCGGCGGAACGAGGGCGCCGACATCATCGACCTCGGCATGGGCAACCCCGACCTGCCGGCCCCCAAGCACGTCATCGACAAACTGGTCGAGACGGCCACCAAGCCGCGCGTCGACCGCTATTCCTCGTCCAAGGGCATCCCCGGCCTGCGCCGCGCCCAGGCCAACTATTACGGCCGCCGCTTCGGCGTGAAGCTCGACCCCGAGAAGCAGGTCGTGGCGACGCTGGGCTCCAAGGAGGGCTTCGCCAACATGGCGCAGGCCATCACGGGGCCGGGCGACGTCGTGCTGGTGCCGAACCCGTCCTACCCGATCCACGCCTTCGGCTTCCTGATGGCGGGCGGCGTCATCCGCTCCGTGCCGGCCGAGCCGACGCCCG is drawn from Lichenibacterium dinghuense and contains these coding sequences:
- a CDS encoding CoA-binding protein yields the protein MEHGGQSDAAIAAILRDARSVALVGASADPSRPSHGVMAWWLRRGVRVVPVNPGLAGGTILGQPVVGRLTDVPGPIDLVDVFRRSDAAGAVTDEALALDPLPRVIWMQLGVRDDAAAARAEAAGLAVVMDRCPVIEAGRLGPAAAMAR
- the rplM gene encoding 50S ribosomal protein L13, which translates into the protein MFGKTHSTKTAEIEKQWVVIDATGLVVGRLASIIALRLRGKHKPTFTPHMDDGDNIVVVNADKVVFTGKKREQKVYYHHTGYPGGIKERTAKFILEGRFPERVVEKAVERMLPRGPLGRKQLGNLRVYKGAEHPHEAQSPVTLDVAAMNTKNSRSH
- the rpsI gene encoding 30S ribosomal protein S9; this translates as MAETLTSLQDLANINASAQPDAPVHVQKLDAQGRAYATGKRKDAVARVWIKPGSGKISINGRAFDVYFARPVLRMIVQQPLGIVGRTNQYDLTITVAGGGLSGQAGAVRHGLSKALTYFEPELRAPLKREGFLTRDSRVVERKKYGHKKARRSFQFSKR
- the argC gene encoding N-acetyl-gamma-glutamyl-phosphate reductase — translated: MATVFIDGEAGTTGLSIRERLGAHAGVELRSIDPDRRKDAGAKAELMAQVDVVVLCLPDAASRETVRIADELGDDAPKVLDASTAYRVAPDWTYGFPELDAGQAGRIRTARRVSNPGCYATGAIALLHPLVSAGLIPDDTPLTINAVSGYSGGGKGMIADYEEGRAPKFQLYGLEMEHKHLPEIQRFSGLSMRPIFVPSVGNFRQGMAVSVPLHLDALPGKPKLAELEAALAAHYEGGEHVRVVPHDGRVDPLAHTDTNVMQIRVAGSEPRRQAVLVATLDNLGKGASGAAVQNLELMLGLA
- a CDS encoding CopG family transcriptional regulator gives rise to the protein MSNVIDEDLQQRVDAVADARGVPVATVLREALTTFLDREEARAALARDARAALAAYEAEGLHITGEEMSDWLRTWGTDAEGEAPECHG
- a CDS encoding type II toxin-antitoxin system RelE/ParE family toxin; translation: MGRPFDAAPDLREVRISFGKDGYLALYRHDPEADVVLVLAVRHGREAGY
- a CDS encoding fumarylacetoacetate hydrolase family protein; the encoded protein is MRLVRYGEAGREKPGLLHEGRLRDIGHLVLDLAGEHLGPASLARIRAADPGTLPLVEGSPRIGPCVARPCNFIAVGLNYADHAAETGAAIPPEPILFNKAPNCIVGPNDDVMLPKSSERSDWEVELAIVIGSRTSYIGEREAMSHVAGFCICNDVSERSFQIERGGQWMKGKGCATFGPLGPWLVTPDEVGDVQALDMWLDVNGRRMQTGSTSTMIFNVVQLVSYISHFMVLEAGDVITTGTPPGVGLGMKPATFLKAGDVMSLGIAGLGEQRQTVVAWRKA
- a CDS encoding cupin domain-containing protein; protein product: MSRDGVDAIVARAEARPRETFGDPARGDVSWVTLFSGEMTPTQAMSAGLAELKPQGGRLASHRHAEPEIYFVVEGSGVVTVSGVETRVAAGAAVFIPSDAEHGIRNDGDAVLRFFYVFPVDRFPDVVYRFS
- a CDS encoding PHA/PHB synthase family protein; this encodes MSLLVEESHKVAAAYIEPRARMEVQPKGGEEAKDMVQTLGQVAAQWFTDPAKMMIAQATLSSQMVDLWAGTMRRMAGAPAPEAEPARTADKRFAAPEWRELPGFDFLRQAYTITSGWAEGLVEEADLDEETRDKARFYLRQLTGALSPSNFLATNPELLKHTFEEGGENLVRGMRMLAEDIAAGKGDLKIRQSDNTAHQLGVNMAMTPGKVVFRNELMELIQYSPSTEEVYLRPLLIVPPWINKFYVLDLNPAKSFVKWAVDQGLTVFVISWVNPDERHADKDFESYMREGIFAALDAIERSTGNRDVTAIGYCVGGTLLAVTLAYMALKGDRRISSATFFTAQTDFRNAGDLKVFANEEQIAAVEAQMKEQGYLQGSKMANAFNMLRPNDLIWSYVVNNYLKGKAPMAFDLLTWNSDSTRMPAANHAFYLRNCYLGNKLTKGEMVLGGETLDLGRVTVPVYNLATKEDHIAPAKSVFVGAKFFGGPMRYVLAGSGHIAGVVNPPYKPKYQFWAGPAVGDSFDEWLAAAEETAGSWWPDWMKWIADQAPEKVPAREPGGGVLQPLCDAPGEYVRVKS